One part of the Cupriavidus taiwanensis genome encodes these proteins:
- a CDS encoding helix-turn-helix domain-containing protein: MPRPLPDPTPPSRATIRSIDQLGDWIRATRAGEGMPIDQAANHCGVSVGMLSKLENGKGVNLEHALRVMDGLGLTMLVVPRAHAALLEQAAAHAAKMDRNAAREWKARVEE, translated from the coding sequence ATGCCGCGGCCGCTTCCTGATCCAACGCCACCATCACGCGCGACCATCCGCAGCATTGACCAGCTTGGCGACTGGATACGGGCAACGCGGGCAGGGGAAGGTATGCCCATTGACCAGGCTGCCAATCATTGCGGGGTGTCCGTCGGCATGCTATCCAAGCTGGAGAACGGCAAGGGCGTCAATCTGGAGCACGCGCTGCGCGTGATGGACGGACTGGGTTTGACGATGCTCGTCGTGCCGAGGGCGCATGCGGCGTTGCTCGAACAGGCAGCGGCTCATGCGGCCAAGATGGACAGAAATGCAGCCAGGGAGTGGAAAGCCCGGGTTGAAGAGTAG
- a CDS encoding GSU2403 family nucleotidyltransferase fold protein, translating into MDPWIELDEDALRQYIDAKAVFGAWESARAKAAEVRGGMLWRTMKGREYLIRTSVDNKQKSLGVRSETTEDMYARFNARKEAAEARLKTLADELDRHRRLNRAIRVGRAPDILVAILHVMTRLNIAEHFIVIGTHALYAYEAAAGVRLQERALATRDVDLLWDTRKRLQFASQMKNLDLSMLDVLRKVDSTFEIRDDQLFTAVNAKGFEVDILRREAADLDPHPLQLTDDEDDLWAVQARRANVLLGSLPFSAPIVSVTGRMARMTTISPAAFVDFKRWMASTAERDPLKVSRDRLQASIVEELANRFRLGV; encoded by the coding sequence ATGGATCCGTGGATCGAGTTGGATGAAGATGCGCTGCGCCAGTATATCGACGCAAAGGCGGTGTTCGGAGCGTGGGAATCAGCGCGCGCCAAGGCTGCAGAGGTTCGCGGCGGCATGCTTTGGCGAACCATGAAGGGCCGCGAGTACCTGATTCGAACCAGCGTCGACAACAAACAGAAAAGCCTCGGGGTGCGTTCGGAAACGACTGAAGACATGTACGCGCGGTTCAACGCACGCAAGGAAGCCGCCGAGGCCCGGCTCAAGACGCTCGCGGACGAGCTCGACCGGCACCGGCGGCTGAACCGCGCGATCCGCGTCGGCCGGGCCCCAGACATCCTCGTGGCCATCCTACACGTGATGACTCGGCTCAATATCGCCGAGCATTTCATCGTGATTGGGACACATGCCCTCTATGCGTATGAAGCCGCAGCCGGGGTCCGCCTACAAGAACGCGCCCTCGCAACTCGCGACGTTGATCTCCTTTGGGATACGCGCAAACGCCTTCAGTTTGCTTCCCAAATGAAGAACCTGGACCTCTCGATGCTGGATGTCCTACGCAAGGTAGATAGCACGTTCGAGATTCGGGATGATCAACTCTTTACGGCAGTGAATGCAAAGGGCTTCGAGGTGGACATCCTGCGCCGCGAGGCCGCCGATCTTGACCCTCATCCGCTCCAACTGACCGACGACGAAGACGACCTCTGGGCAGTGCAGGCGCGACGCGCAAATGTCCTGTTGGGGTCGCTTCCATTCTCTGCGCCCATCGTTTCCGTGACCGGAAGAATGGCGCGGATGACGACGATCAGTCCAGCCGCGTTCGTCGACTTCAAGCGCTGGATGGCATCGACCGCAGAGCGCGATCCGCTCAAGGTATCTCGCGACAGGCTGCAGGCATCGATCGTGGAAGAGCTCGCCAACCGATTCCGGCTGGGTGTTTAG
- a CDS encoding tyrosine-type recombinase/integrase: MELLPLPPSDGPAAPLPTALPNPLERLRLSPALSGAAGSNRAPDRATRIAAGDDLAAVTAWLARYADSVATLTAYRREVERLILWSVLQLGKPLSSLTHEDLLAYERFLADPQPAARWVLAGSKKLARSHPDWRPFAGPLAPRSVRQALVTLNALFAWLTEAGYLAGNPLALARRRRAPSRPRITRYLSHELWDVAKKTIEAMPGTTDTATERERLHAARCRWLLTVLYLGGLRASEVTGTTMGAFFCRRDAQGVERWWLEVTGKGNKTRLVPATDELIAELARYRRAHGLAPTPQPGETRPLLLPVIGQENRERGLSRGALHLILKEVFGLAAARLRARGPDWAAQADVLASASAHWLRHTAGSHMTDRQVDLRYVRDNFGHSSISTTSGYLHSEEDARHEATQERHRIGWGTHKKD; encoded by the coding sequence ATGGAACTGCTCCCGCTCCCACCTTCGGACGGCCCGGCCGCCCCGCTCCCCACCGCGCTTCCCAACCCGCTGGAGCGCCTGCGCCTGTCTCCGGCACTGTCCGGCGCTGCCGGCAGCAACCGCGCCCCGGACCGCGCCACCCGGATTGCCGCGGGCGACGATCTCGCCGCCGTCACCGCCTGGCTCGCGCGCTATGCCGACAGCGTGGCGACGCTGACCGCCTACCGGCGCGAGGTCGAGCGCTTGATCCTGTGGTCGGTGCTGCAACTGGGCAAGCCGCTGTCGTCGCTGACGCACGAGGACCTGCTCGCGTACGAGCGCTTCCTCGCCGACCCGCAACCGGCCGCGCGCTGGGTGCTGGCCGGCAGCAAAAAACTCGCGCGCAGCCATCCGGACTGGCGCCCGTTTGCCGGACCGCTGGCACCCCGCAGTGTGCGCCAGGCGCTGGTCACCCTGAACGCGTTGTTCGCCTGGCTGACCGAGGCCGGCTACCTAGCCGGCAACCCGCTGGCGCTGGCGCGCCGGCGGCGCGCGCCGAGCCGGCCGCGTATCACGCGCTACCTCAGTCACGAACTGTGGGACGTGGCCAAGAAGACTATCGAGGCGATGCCGGGGACGACCGACACCGCGACGGAGCGCGAGCGGCTACATGCGGCGCGCTGCCGCTGGCTGCTGACCGTGCTTTATCTCGGGGGCTTGCGCGCGTCTGAAGTCACCGGCACGACCATGGGGGCGTTCTTCTGCCGGCGCGATGCGCAGGGCGTCGAGCGCTGGTGGCTGGAAGTGACCGGCAAGGGCAACAAGACCCGGCTAGTGCCGGCCACCGACGAGCTGATTGCCGAACTGGCGCGCTACCGCCGCGCCCACGGACTGGCGCCGACGCCGCAGCCAGGGGAAACCCGCCCCTTGCTGCTGCCGGTCATCGGTCAGGAGAACCGCGAACGGGGCCTATCACGCGGCGCGCTGCACCTGATCCTGAAGGAAGTGTTCGGCCTGGCGGCCGCGCGCCTGCGCGCGCGCGGCCCCGACTGGGCGGCGCAGGCCGATGTCCTGGCCAGTGCCTCGGCTCACTGGCTGCGCCACACTGCCGGCTCCCACATGACCGACCGGCAGGTGGATCTGCGGTACGTGCGCGACAACTTTGGACATTCGTCCATCTCTACCACCAGCGGCTACCTGCACAGTGAGGAGGATGCGCGGCACGAAGCCACGCAGGAGCGGCACCGCATCGGTTGGGGCACTCATAAGAAGGACTAG
- a CDS encoding type II toxin-antitoxin system VapC family toxin: MRILLDTHVFLWAVTNDPKLSQTARQRILDAEEVFISAASIWEISIEAGLDKIEVDVDELIAEITAAGFRELPVTNTHAAAVRHLPNHHRDPFDRLLVAQALTEPLRLLSADEHVWKYSDLVIRV; encoded by the coding sequence ATGCGCATCCTGCTCGATACCCATGTGTTCCTCTGGGCGGTGACCAATGACCCGAAGTTGAGCCAGACCGCGCGGCAACGGATCCTGGATGCCGAGGAGGTCTTCATCAGTGCGGCCAGCATCTGGGAGATCTCCATTGAGGCAGGCCTCGACAAGATCGAGGTCGACGTCGACGAACTCATCGCTGAAATTACCGCCGCAGGCTTTCGCGAGCTTCCAGTGACGAACACACATGCAGCCGCAGTGCGTCATCTGCCAAACCACCATCGCGATCCCTTCGATAGGCTGCTGGTCGCTCAGGCACTCACCGAACCATTGCGACTGCTCTCGGCAGACGAACACGTCTGGAAGTATTCCGACCTCGTCATTCGTGTTTAG
- a CDS encoding type II toxin-antitoxin system Phd/YefM family antitoxin, whose amino-acid sequence MQMVNIHEAKTHLSRLIEEVAAGDEVIIAKAGKPVVRIVPFSKPKPPRRLGGLQGKIRTADDFDSPLPDDLMAAFEGR is encoded by the coding sequence ATGCAGATGGTGAACATTCATGAAGCCAAAACGCACCTTTCGCGGCTCATCGAAGAGGTGGCAGCCGGCGACGAGGTCATTATTGCGAAGGCGGGCAAGCCGGTGGTCCGGATCGTGCCGTTCTCCAAGCCCAAGCCCCCACGGCGCCTCGGCGGGCTGCAGGGCAAGATCCGCACGGCGGATGACTTCGACTCGCCGCTCCCCGATGACTTGATGGCCGCCTTCGAGGGACGGTAA